From Rhodovastum atsumiense, a single genomic window includes:
- a CDS encoding O-acetylhomoserine aminocarboxypropyltransferase — translation MSSSLAPIAYPDAKLRGILQRVRTIALVGASANWNRPSYFVMKYLQEKGYRVIPVNPGLAGQHLQGETVYASLRDIPDKVDMVDVFRAAEAVPGIVEDAIAIGAGVVWMQLGIRHDEAASRAEAAGLEVVMNRCPKIEYGRLGGELSWSGVNTGLIRNRAPEPPTARAASNRPHPPRNLDYAFETRAIHAGAAPDPTTGARITPIYQTTSYVFDDVDQAASLFNLHSFGHLYTRVSNPTVSVLEERVAALEGGRAAVAAASGHAAQFLTFFTLLEPGDEFLASRNLYGGSLTQFGLSFPKLGWTCHFVDATDPENFRRALTPKCKAIFVESLANPGGIIVDIEAVAKIAHEAGIPLVVDNTLASPFLCRPIEWGADIVCHSTTKFLAGHGNSLGGVVVESGRFDWGNGRFPSLAGPEPAYHGLNFFENFGDFAFTTKARAVALRDFGPTLAPMNAFLTLTGIETLHIRMERHVANARKVADFLEAHDRVAWVSYAGLADSPFNALARKYMPKGAGSVFTFGVKGGYEAGIRLVESVRLFSHLANVGDTRSLILHPASTTHRQLSDEQRLAAGAGPDVIRLSVGLEAVDDLIRDLDMALAGLGDAASS, via the coding sequence ATGAGCAGCAGCCTCGCGCCGATCGCCTATCCCGATGCCAAGCTGCGCGGCATCCTGCAGCGCGTGCGCACGATCGCCCTGGTGGGCGCCTCGGCCAACTGGAACCGGCCGAGCTACTTCGTCATGAAATACCTGCAGGAGAAAGGCTACCGGGTGATCCCGGTCAACCCGGGCCTCGCCGGCCAGCACCTGCAGGGCGAGACGGTGTACGCCTCGCTGCGCGACATCCCCGACAAGGTGGACATGGTCGACGTCTTCCGCGCCGCCGAGGCGGTGCCGGGAATCGTCGAGGATGCCATCGCCATCGGCGCCGGGGTGGTGTGGATGCAGCTCGGCATCCGCCACGACGAAGCCGCTTCCCGCGCCGAGGCGGCCGGGCTGGAGGTGGTGATGAACCGCTGCCCGAAGATCGAATACGGCCGACTCGGGGGCGAACTGTCCTGGTCGGGGGTGAACACCGGCCTGATCCGCAACCGCGCCCCGGAACCGCCGACCGCGCGCGCCGCCAGCAACCGCCCGCATCCGCCGCGCAACCTGGACTACGCCTTCGAGACCCGCGCCATCCACGCCGGCGCCGCCCCCGATCCGACCACCGGCGCGCGCATCACCCCCATCTACCAGACCACCAGCTACGTCTTCGACGACGTCGACCAGGCGGCCTCGCTGTTCAACCTGCACAGCTTCGGCCACTTGTACACCCGTGTGTCGAACCCCACCGTCTCGGTGCTGGAGGAACGGGTGGCGGCACTGGAAGGCGGGCGGGCGGCGGTGGCGGCGGCCTCGGGGCATGCCGCGCAGTTCCTGACCTTCTTCACCTTGCTGGAACCCGGCGACGAGTTCCTCGCCTCGCGCAACCTGTATGGCGGGTCGCTGACCCAGTTCGGCCTGTCCTTCCCGAAGCTGGGCTGGACCTGCCATTTCGTCGATGCGACCGACCCGGAGAATTTCCGCCGGGCGCTGACACCGAAATGCAAGGCGATCTTCGTCGAGAGCCTGGCCAATCCCGGCGGCATCATCGTCGACATCGAAGCGGTGGCGAAGATCGCGCACGAAGCCGGCATCCCGCTGGTGGTGGACAACACCCTGGCCTCGCCCTTCCTGTGCCGCCCGATCGAATGGGGCGCGGACATCGTCTGCCATTCCACCACCAAGTTCCTGGCCGGCCATGGCAACTCGCTCGGCGGCGTGGTGGTGGAATCCGGGCGCTTCGACTGGGGCAATGGCCGCTTCCCCTCGCTCGCCGGACCGGAGCCCGCCTATCACGGGCTGAACTTCTTCGAGAATTTCGGCGACTTCGCCTTCACCACCAAGGCGCGCGCGGTGGCGCTGCGCGATTTCGGCCCGACGCTCGCGCCGATGAACGCCTTCCTCACCCTCACCGGCATCGAGACCCTGCACATCCGCATGGAGCGGCACGTCGCCAATGCCCGCAAGGTGGCCGACTTCCTCGAGGCACATGACCGGGTGGCCTGGGTGTCCTATGCCGGGCTCGCCGACAGCCCCTTCAACGCGCTCGCCCGCAAATACATGCCGAAGGGCGCCGGATCGGTGTTCACCTTCGGCGTCAAGGGCGGCTACGAGGCCGGCATCCGGCTGGTGGAAAGCGTGCGCCTGTTCTCGCACCTGGCCAATGTCGGCGACACCCGCAGCCTGATCCTGCACCCTGCGTCCACCACCCACCGCCAGCTCTCCGACGAGCAGCGCCTCGCCGCCGGGGCGGGGCCGGACGTGATCCGGCTCTCGGTCGGGCTGGAGGCGGTGGACGACCTGATCCGTGACCTCGACATGGCGCTCGCCGGCCTCGGCGACGCCGCGTCCAGCTAG
- a CDS encoding PAS domain S-box protein, with translation MALVDGEPTRGPEDNPRDPRGGAADLVGDGRGRTRYIAGVAFAYAGLAAAWLLFSNRLLMEVGNPALVAWLAAAQDGVFVVVSSVLVALALRGVPSQPPPAHRQAMRRRAMRRPWALLGAFALVTLIVSAMALLVYHAALTSLQRNAVRQVQAVARLKATGVENWMVERRAEAAALGDDPFLAAIVARGPDRMDTGQAGMLARALAGLGAVKGVRGAALLSATGGFLLGTSLLPDDPALQAAVRAAVRTRRVTLLDLHRDADGSLHFGYVAPIRPGQDGGASADAVVLLDLDPAGFLFPYLQTWPLPGRTGQSLLWRSEGGARVLLSQPRGEADQFGLRWAPSSDGRGGGRPVPAEEDGRMHPDFRGVPVIAADATVAGTPWLVVAQQDDAETLPDLRRLVGVIVLVALAILAASLGAVAVLWQRQRLRMAFAEIERGRALMAAETRFRATFEQAAVGIAHVGLNGRILRANRRMAETVGQAPEHLPGLVLAEMIGPDDPAAASLLPLMAAGRAGSCTYERRLEGPEGCISELLVTVSLVRAAEAEPDYFVVVTQDVTARKQAEAALRRSEQRFRKIFDASPLGIAILAGPERRIEQANRAMRAMLGYAAAEMVGRPASQLLPAGDPVGSAAHPPDTFAAGSGPGAVDRCVVTKSGRAIWIRISRARFDEPGDPSPSSSLLLVVEDVTERRALEAALRQAQRLEAVSQLTGGVAHDFNNLLNVIMLEAEALGGLPEGDPPTLRPASEILNAAQRGAELTRRLLAFARQQPLRAQMIDLVTLLPDVAELLRRTLGGNIEVGLVVAAGLWPTEADASQLQDALLNLAINARDAMPQGGRLDIAATNARLDALAARAAELAPGDYVALSVADTGSGMAPEVLERAMEPFFTTKPPGAGTGLGLSMIYGFVRQSGGQLELASAPGQGTTVRLLLPRAAAGVTALASTAEGQAMPPPSGRGHILLVDDNAALRQVLTRQLTALGYQVHPAGSGMAALAVLRGGARFDLLFTDEVMPEGMSGSALAAVAREIQPGLKVLFTSGFLHLAEGLADRHPVLPKPYRLADLAAKLRDAMAA, from the coding sequence ATGGCCCTCGTGGACGGCGAACCGACCCGTGGACCGGAAGATAATCCCCGCGATCCGCGAGGGGGGGCGGCTGATCTGGTTGGCGATGGCCGGGGGCGCACGCGCTATATCGCCGGAGTGGCTTTCGCCTATGCCGGGTTAGCCGCGGCGTGGCTGCTGTTTTCCAATCGGCTGCTGATGGAAGTCGGGAATCCCGCCCTGGTGGCCTGGCTGGCGGCCGCCCAGGATGGGGTTTTCGTCGTGGTCAGCAGCGTGCTGGTGGCGCTGGCGCTGCGCGGGGTGCCGTCGCAACCGCCGCCGGCGCACCGGCAGGCGATGCGCCGGCGGGCGATGCGTCGGCCCTGGGCGTTGCTGGGTGCCTTCGCCCTGGTAACGCTGATCGTCTCGGCGATGGCGCTGCTTGTCTATCACGCCGCCCTGACCTCGCTGCAGCGGAACGCGGTGCGCCAGGTGCAGGCGGTGGCCCGCCTCAAGGCGACGGGGGTGGAGAACTGGATGGTCGAGCGGCGGGCGGAGGCCGCGGCACTCGGCGACGACCCGTTCCTGGCGGCGATCGTGGCGCGCGGACCCGACCGGATGGATACCGGGCAGGCCGGCATGCTGGCGCGGGCGCTGGCCGGGCTGGGCGCGGTAAAGGGGGTGCGTGGCGCCGCCCTGCTGTCCGCCACGGGCGGGTTCCTGCTCGGCACCAGCCTCCTGCCGGACGATCCGGCGCTGCAGGCGGCGGTGCGCGCGGCGGTGCGCACGCGGCGGGTCACGCTGCTCGACCTGCACCGCGACGCCGACGGATCCCTTCACTTCGGCTATGTCGCGCCGATCCGGCCGGGCCAGGATGGCGGGGCGTCCGCGGACGCGGTGGTGTTGCTCGACCTCGATCCCGCCGGCTTCCTGTTCCCCTACCTGCAGACTTGGCCCCTGCCTGGCCGGACCGGCCAGAGCCTGCTGTGGCGATCGGAGGGAGGGGCGCGGGTGCTGCTGAGCCAGCCCCGCGGCGAGGCTGACCAGTTTGGATTGCGCTGGGCGCCTTCCTCGGACGGACGGGGCGGCGGGCGCCCTGTCCCGGCCGAGGAGGACGGGCGGATGCATCCGGATTTCCGTGGCGTCCCGGTGATCGCTGCCGATGCCACGGTGGCGGGCACGCCCTGGCTGGTGGTGGCGCAGCAGGACGACGCGGAGACGCTGCCCGACCTGCGCCGCCTGGTCGGCGTCATCGTCCTGGTGGCGCTGGCGATCCTGGCGGCCTCGCTCGGTGCGGTGGCGGTGCTTTGGCAGCGCCAGCGCCTGCGCATGGCCTTCGCCGAGATCGAACGTGGCCGGGCGCTGATGGCTGCCGAGACCCGGTTCCGCGCCACCTTCGAGCAGGCGGCGGTGGGCATCGCCCATGTCGGGCTGAACGGCCGCATCCTGCGTGCCAACCGGCGGATGGCCGAGACGGTGGGGCAGGCGCCCGAGCACCTGCCGGGCCTGGTGCTGGCCGAGATGATCGGGCCGGATGATCCCGCCGCCGCCTCGCTGCTGCCGCTGATGGCGGCGGGCCGCGCCGGATCCTGCACCTACGAGCGGCGGCTTGAAGGCCCGGAGGGTTGTATTTCCGAACTGCTGGTCACGGTCTCGCTGGTGCGGGCGGCCGAGGCCGAGCCGGATTACTTCGTGGTGGTGACGCAGGACGTGACCGCCCGCAAGCAGGCCGAGGCGGCCTTGCGCCGTTCGGAGCAGCGGTTCCGCAAGATCTTCGATGCGAGCCCGCTTGGCATCGCCATCCTGGCCGGGCCGGAGCGGCGGATCGAGCAGGCCAACCGGGCCATGCGGGCGATGCTCGGCTATGCGGCGGCGGAGATGGTCGGGCGGCCGGCCAGCCAGTTGCTGCCGGCCGGTGATCCTGTGGGCTCCGCCGCCCATCCCCCGGACACGTTCGCCGCAGGCAGTGGCCCGGGGGCCGTGGACCGGTGCGTGGTGACGAAATCCGGGCGCGCCATCTGGATCCGCATCTCCCGTGCCCGCTTCGACGAGCCCGGCGATCCGTCGCCGTCGTCGTCGCTGCTGCTGGTGGTCGAGGACGTGACCGAGCGGCGGGCGCTGGAGGCGGCCCTGCGCCAGGCGCAGCGGCTGGAGGCAGTGAGCCAGCTCACCGGCGGCGTGGCCCACGACTTCAACAACCTGCTCAACGTCATCATGCTGGAAGCCGAGGCGCTGGGCGGCTTGCCGGAAGGCGATCCACCGACGCTGCGGCCGGCGTCGGAGATCCTGAACGCGGCGCAGCGCGGCGCCGAGCTGACCCGCCGGCTGCTCGCCTTCGCCCGCCAGCAGCCCTTGCGCGCGCAGATGATCGACCTCGTCACCCTGCTGCCCGACGTGGCGGAACTGCTGCGGCGCACGCTCGGGGGCAATATCGAGGTCGGGCTCGTGGTCGCGGCGGGGCTGTGGCCGACCGAGGCGGACGCCTCGCAACTGCAGGACGCGTTGCTCAATCTCGCGATCAATGCCCGCGATGCCATGCCGCAGGGCGGGCGGCTGGACATCGCCGCGACGAATGCGCGGCTCGATGCGCTGGCGGCGCGCGCGGCCGAGCTGGCGCCGGGGGACTATGTCGCGCTGTCGGTAGCCGATACCGGCAGCGGCATGGCGCCGGAGGTGCTGGAACGGGCCATGGAGCCGTTCTTCACCACCAAGCCGCCCGGAGCGGGAACCGGGCTTGGCCTGTCGATGATCTACGGCTTCGTGCGCCAGTCCGGCGGGCAGCTCGAGCTGGCCAGCGCGCCGGGGCAGGGGACCACGGTGCGGCTGTTGCTGCCGCGCGCCGCGGCCGGGGTGACGGCACTGGCATCGACGGCGGAGGGGCAGGCCATGCCGCCGCCGTCGGGGCGCGGCCACATCCTGCTGGTGGACGACAACGCGGCGCTGCGCCAGGTGCTCACCCGCCAGTTGACGGCGCTCGGCTACCAGGTCCACCCGGCCGGCAGCGGCATGGCGGCGCTGGCGGTGCTGCGCGGCGGGGCGCGTTTCGACCTGCTGTTCACCGACGAGGTGATGCCGGAGGGCATGAGCGGCAGTGCCCTCGCCGCCGTGGCGCGCGAGATCCAGCCCGGGCTGAAGGTGCTGTTCACCAGCGGCTTCCTCCATCTGGCCGAGGGGCTCGCCGACCGCCACCCTGTCCTGCCCAAGCCCTATCGACTCGCCGACCTCGCCGCCAAGCTGCGGGACGCCATGGCCGCCTGA
- a CDS encoding replication-associated recombination protein A produces the protein MSPPARHQSPPGGLLPDGPPPGGEPPSPLAARLRPRRLEEVVGQDHLLAPAEAGGGGGTLTRMLARGSLASLILWGPPGVGKTTIARLIAERAGLHFVQLSAVFSGVADLKRAFEEATRRREAGAGTLLFVDEIHRFNRAQQDGFLPVVENGVVTLVGATTENPSFALNGALLSRCQVLVLRRLDDAALELLLGRAEAEAGRALPLQPEARAALRAMADGDGRYLLNLAEQLLALPPDQPPLDPPGLSALLARRAALYDKDREEHYNLISALHKSLRGSDPDAALYWYARMLAGGEDPRFIARRLVRFAVEDIGLADPTALPQALAAWEAYERLGSPEGELAIAQAVLYLGTAPKSNAAYVAFGAAQRAARATGSLMPPMHILNAPTRLMKDLGYSAGYAYDHQQEDAFSGQDYFPDGMARQEFYHPRERGFEREVAKRLAYWARLRQERRS, from the coding sequence ATGTCCCCGCCTGCCCGACACCAGTCCCCGCCCGGCGGCCTGCTTCCCGACGGCCCGCCCCCTGGCGGCGAGCCGCCATCGCCGCTCGCCGCGCGGTTGCGGCCGCGCCGGCTGGAGGAGGTGGTCGGCCAGGACCATCTGCTGGCCCCGGCGGAGGCGGGCGGCGGAGGCGGGACGCTGACGCGCATGCTGGCGCGCGGCTCGCTGGCTTCGCTGATCCTGTGGGGGCCGCCGGGGGTGGGCAAGACCACCATCGCCCGCCTGATCGCCGAGCGGGCCGGGCTGCATTTCGTGCAGCTCTCGGCGGTGTTCTCCGGGGTGGCGGATCTCAAGCGCGCCTTCGAGGAAGCGACGCGGCGGCGCGAGGCCGGCGCGGGCACGCTGCTGTTCGTCGACGAGATCCACCGTTTCAACCGCGCCCAGCAGGACGGCTTCCTGCCCGTGGTGGAGAACGGCGTGGTCACGCTGGTCGGCGCCACCACCGAGAACCCATCCTTCGCGCTGAACGGAGCGCTGCTGTCGCGCTGCCAGGTGCTGGTGCTGCGCCGGCTGGATGACGCCGCGCTGGAACTGCTGCTCGGCCGCGCCGAGGCGGAGGCTGGCCGCGCCCTGCCGTTGCAGCCGGAGGCGCGGGCGGCGCTGCGGGCCATGGCCGATGGCGACGGCCGCTACCTGCTGAACCTGGCCGAGCAATTGCTGGCGCTGCCGCCCGACCAGCCGCCGCTCGATCCGCCGGGGCTGTCGGCGCTGCTGGCGCGCCGGGCCGCGCTGTACGACAAGGACCGGGAAGAACACTACAACCTGATCTCGGCCTTGCATAAATCGTTGCGCGGCTCGGATCCGGACGCAGCTCTGTACTGGTATGCGCGCATGCTGGCCGGCGGCGAGGACCCGCGCTTCATCGCCCGTCGGCTGGTGCGCTTCGCCGTGGAGGATATCGGCCTCGCCGATCCCACCGCGCTGCCGCAGGCGCTGGCCGCCTGGGAGGCCTATGAGCGGCTCGGCAGCCCGGAGGGGGAACTGGCGATCGCGCAGGCGGTGCTCTACCTGGGCACCGCGCCGAAATCGAATGCCGCCTATGTGGCGTTCGGCGCGGCGCAGCGGGCGGCGCGGGCCACCGGCAGCCTGATGCCGCCGATGCATATCCTGAACGCGCCGACGCGGCTGATGAAGGACCTCGGCTACAGCGCCGGCTATGCCTATGACCACCAGCAGGAGGACGCGTTCTCCGGCCAGGATTATTTCCCGGACG